GTCGCCCCTACTAAAATTACAAAATTCGATGAGACCAGCAGGACCTCAATCTCGGTCATTGGGTGCAATTATAGGTTCATTTAAATCTGCAACAACAAAACAAATTAATGAATTACGTGACACTCCTGGTTACCAAGTTTGGCAACGAAATTATTATGATCATATAATCCGTACAAAAAGATCTTTACAGCACATCCGGAAATATATCTTCAATAATCCACTAAACTGGAATTTGGATGAAGAAAACCCTGGGAAAGCTTAAATGATAGGTAAAACAATATCTCATTACAAAATCCTCGAAAAGCTCGGCAGTGGCGGCATGGGTGTGGTTTACAAAGCCCAGGACCTAAAACTCGACCGCTTCGTCGCCCTTAAATTTCTGCCGCCACACATCAGCGCAGATGGGGATGAAAAGAAACGTTTTATACACGAAGCCAAGGCGGCATCTGCTCTACAGCACAACAACATCTGCACCATCCATGAAATCGGAGAGACGGATGATGGGCAGATGTTCATTTGTATGGACTACTACGAAGGGGAAACCCTCAAGAAAAAGATCGAGCGCGGGCCTTTGAACCTGGAAGATGCAATCGATATTGCGATTCAAATTTCCCAGGGTTTGGCCAAGGCACATTCCAAAGAAATCACCCATCGAGATATCAAGCCCGCAAATATTCTCATCACGGAAGAAAAGCAAGTCAAGATCGTCGACTTCGGACTGGCGAAGCTAGCCGGTCGGACAGTGCTTACCAAAGAAGGGACGACCATAGGAACGGTTGCCTACATGTCGCCTGAGCAGGCACAAGGTACGGAAGTGGACCATCGCACCGATATTTGGGCATTAGGAGTAGTTTTGTATGAAATGCTTACTGGCAAGCAGCCGTTTGCAGGAGATTATGAACAGGCTGTGATGT
This window of the candidate division KSB1 bacterium genome carries:
- a CDS encoding serine/threonine protein kinase, whose product is MIGKTISHYKILEKLGSGGMGVVYKAQDLKLDRFVALKFLPPHISADGDEKKRFIHEAKAASALQHNNICTIHEIGETDDGQMFICMDYYEGETLKKKIERGPLNLEDAIDIAIQISQGLAKAHSKEITHRDIKPANILITEEKQVKIVDFGLAKLAGRTVLTKEGTTIGTVAYMSPEQAQGTEVDHRTDIWALGVVLYEMLTGKQPFAGDYEQAVMYSIMNEDAEPITGLRTGVPMELERIVNKCLEKTPGNRYQSVNELIVDLRRIRKVANPENVAPAAYKKLETASFKKRAFIWIGVSLAVIFTAIAGYLFLAREASSPERIPIAVVDVINETGEKELDGFIRSAHYIIRAIAAIVCSHSIKTI